The proteins below are encoded in one region of Manis javanica isolate MJ-LG chromosome 8, MJ_LKY, whole genome shotgun sequence:
- the RSL24D1 gene encoding probable ribosome biogenesis protein RLP24 isoform X2 — translation MHPPVFRFCKSKCHKNFKKKRNPRKVRWTKAFRKAAGKELTVDNSFEFEKRRNEPVKYQRELWNKTIDAMKRVEEIKQKRQAKFIMNRLKKNKELQKVQDIKEVKQNIHLVRAPLAGKGKQLEEKMVQQLQQDVDMEDIS, via the exons GTGTTCAGATTCTGTAAATCCAAATgtcataaaaactttaaaaagaagcgCAATCCTCGCAAGGTCAGGTGGACTAAAGCCTTCCGTAAGGCAGCTGGTAAAGAGCTTACAGTG GATAAttcatttgaatttgaaaaacGTAGAAATGAACCTGTCAAATATCAGCGAGAGCTGTGGAATAAAACTA ttgatGCAATGAAGAGAGTTGAAGAGATCAAACAGAAACGCCAAGCTAAATTTATAATGAACAG attgaaaaaaaacaaagaactacaaaaagTTCAAGACATCAAGGAAGTCAAGCAAAACATCCATCTCGTCCGGGCTCCTCTTGCGG gcaaaggaAAGCAGCTGGAAGAAAAAATGGTACAGCAATTACAACAGGATGTGGACATGGaagatatttcttaa